A single Polynucleobacter acidiphobus DNA region contains:
- a CDS encoding 23S rRNA (adenine(2030)-N(6))-methyltransferase RlmJ, with protein sequence MFSYRHAFHAGNHADVIKHLVLIHSIQYLQEKDGAVMFIDTHAGAGIYSLRDGYAAISQECQGGIDRLWSSQEFDEPDFGPYREAIGQFNPKGVLDVYPGSPFIMAHLLRPQDRLRLFELHPSDTGILQTNIASLDKRSQIDIRQQDGFAFLKSLLPPPSRRGLILMDPSYELKTDYQAVEESVREALDRFATGTYLIWYPVLQRPESKQLIKRLRALSEEFQRPWLRAELRIAHSLGERRLQASGVWVINPVWTLAPFLERTLPILQRVLGEDTSATFVLETSSPA encoded by the coding sequence ATGTTTAGTTACCGCCACGCATTTCATGCGGGTAATCATGCCGATGTTATAAAACACTTGGTACTGATTCATAGCATTCAATACCTGCAAGAAAAGGATGGGGCAGTAATGTTTATTGATACCCATGCGGGTGCAGGTATCTATTCACTGCGCGATGGTTATGCGGCAATTAGCCAAGAATGCCAAGGTGGAATCGATCGTCTATGGTCAAGCCAGGAGTTTGATGAGCCCGACTTCGGGCCGTATCGAGAGGCAATTGGTCAGTTCAATCCCAAAGGTGTGCTGGATGTGTATCCCGGTTCTCCATTTATCATGGCGCATCTCCTGCGCCCTCAAGATCGCCTCAGACTATTTGAGCTTCACCCAAGTGATACTGGTATTTTGCAAACCAATATTGCAAGCTTAGACAAGCGCTCCCAGATTGACATACGCCAACAGGATGGTTTTGCCTTCTTAAAGTCCTTGCTACCACCGCCAAGCCGGCGGGGCTTGATCCTAATGGATCCATCGTATGAGCTCAAGACCGATTACCAAGCGGTTGAAGAGAGTGTGCGTGAGGCCTTAGACCGATTTGCAACTGGCACGTATCTCATTTGGTATCCGGTCTTACAACGCCCAGAGTCCAAGCAACTCATCAAACGCTTACGTGCTTTATCTGAGGAATTTCAACGTCCATGGTTAAGAGCCGAGCTGCGTATCGCTCATTCGCTTGGTGAGAGGCGACTCCAAGCGAGCGGGGTATGGGTCATTAATCCAGTTTGGACCTTAGCGCCCTTCCTAGAAAGGACCTTACCGATTTTGCAAAGGGTCTTGGGTGAAGATACTAGCGCAACTTTTGTCTTGGAAACTAGTAGTCCAGCATAA
- a CDS encoding phosphatase PAP2 family protein: MSLGRAWAVPLLPLILWLALVLSGHEVELFLWMNQAAQILPNWVWAWFTFLGNGWGVFALCFPLLLIAPRQLCAALLAGGFAAIISLILKPLINLPRPAGVLAENSFTILGNPLLQHALPSGHTLTVFSVASAIFFATTPARRNLLLVLFVIATLTGISRSAVGAHWPGDILVGSALGIWCGLIASRLISYVKNQQLTPTSLIPRIIAVAGILELYILQTTVLDFPHNQVLQYLGSALVLITLLAFVMRQNKPQSNV; encoded by the coding sequence ATGTCGCTGGGTCGTGCTTGGGCAGTTCCACTTCTGCCACTCATCCTCTGGCTCGCTTTGGTATTGAGTGGGCACGAAGTTGAACTCTTTTTGTGGATGAATCAAGCAGCGCAAATCCTACCAAACTGGGTTTGGGCATGGTTTACATTCTTAGGCAATGGCTGGGGAGTGTTTGCCTTGTGCTTCCCCCTGCTCTTAATTGCCCCCCGGCAGCTCTGTGCGGCTCTGCTTGCAGGCGGCTTTGCCGCCATCATCAGCCTCATTCTAAAACCCTTGATTAATTTACCCAGACCCGCCGGTGTACTAGCCGAGAACAGTTTTACGATTTTGGGCAACCCCTTACTTCAACATGCGCTCCCTTCTGGTCATACCCTCACGGTGTTCTCGGTAGCGAGCGCCATATTTTTTGCCACCACCCCGGCACGTCGTAATTTATTACTGGTGTTATTTGTGATTGCCACTCTAACCGGTATCTCACGTAGTGCTGTTGGTGCTCATTGGCCCGGGGATATTTTGGTGGGGTCGGCCCTCGGTATCTGGTGTGGCCTGATTGCCAGTCGCCTCATCAGTTATGTGAAGAATCAACAGCTCACCCCAACGAGCCTCATTCCTCGAATCATTGCCGTCGCTGGAATCTTAGAGCTCTATATCTTACAAACCACGGTCTTGGATTTTCCGCACAACCAAGTCTTGCAATACCTCGGCAGTGCACTCGTTCTCATCACGTTGCTGGCGTTTGTGATGCGCCAGAATAAACCGCAATCCAATGTTTAG
- a CDS encoding glycosyltransferase family 9 protein yields MAISVNAMRTIDHWVGIPLCALASPIVALFDLIAKPFRKPGPPKRLLFIELSEMGSAILVDPAMRKAQANGAEIYFLIFKSNAASLGLLNTVNPKHIFTIDSSSLWKLALDTLGFLIKARFHRIDTVIDLELFSRFTALLTGLCGARRRVGYDIFHGEGLWRGTMLTRKVHYNPHIHIAKNFISLVYAAFAEQEELPFSKIAIADDEIRLAQAVIDPSVKQNLQIRIENLAQQALIPFKVGQQRIILINPNASDLLPQRRWAPERFSELIMAVHQRYPEDLILITGSPAEHTYVEGVRLAANVKRALNFAGHVRFSELPALYSLAHAMVTNDSGPGHFSSVTALHTVVLFGPETPALYGSLGNSIPITANLACSPCVSAANHRKTPCQDNVCMKSISVSQVMEQLAVQITAADRVRAS; encoded by the coding sequence ATGGCAATCAGCGTTAACGCAATGCGAACCATTGATCACTGGGTGGGTATACCGCTTTGCGCACTTGCCAGTCCAATCGTGGCTTTATTCGATTTGATTGCAAAACCATTCAGAAAGCCAGGCCCGCCCAAGCGACTCCTCTTCATTGAACTCTCTGAGATGGGCAGTGCAATTTTGGTGGATCCTGCCATGCGTAAAGCACAAGCAAATGGCGCGGAGATTTACTTCTTAATCTTTAAAAGCAATGCGGCAAGCTTGGGTTTACTCAACACCGTGAACCCCAAGCATATTTTTACGATTGACTCATCGAGTCTTTGGAAATTAGCACTCGATACCTTGGGATTTTTGATCAAAGCCCGCTTTCATCGTATCGATACAGTCATTGACCTGGAACTCTTCTCACGCTTTACCGCCCTATTAACTGGTTTATGCGGCGCAAGACGGCGAGTGGGATACGATATTTTTCATGGTGAAGGTTTATGGCGTGGCACCATGCTCACACGCAAGGTGCATTACAACCCCCATATTCATATTGCCAAGAATTTTATTTCCTTGGTGTACGCAGCCTTTGCTGAGCAGGAAGAGTTGCCATTTAGCAAAATTGCGATTGCTGATGATGAGATCCGGCTAGCCCAAGCGGTCATCGATCCGAGTGTCAAACAAAACTTGCAAATCCGGATTGAGAATTTGGCTCAGCAAGCCCTCATTCCATTTAAAGTAGGTCAGCAACGCATCATTTTGATCAATCCAAACGCAAGTGATTTATTACCCCAGCGGCGTTGGGCTCCTGAACGTTTTTCAGAACTAATCATGGCAGTTCATCAGCGCTATCCGGAAGATTTAATTCTGATTACTGGGTCGCCCGCGGAGCACACCTATGTTGAGGGTGTACGCCTAGCAGCCAACGTCAAACGTGCTCTTAATTTTGCGGGCCATGTTCGCTTCTCTGAGCTCCCTGCCCTCTATTCGCTTGCACATGCCATGGTCACCAATGATTCTGGTCCTGGGCATTTCTCATCCGTTACTGCATTGCATACGGTCGTCTTATTTGGACCAGAGACCCCGGCTCTATATGGCTCACTCGGTAACTCCATTCCGATTACCGCAAATCTCGCCTGCTCACCGTGCGTCAGTGCCGCTAACCATCGCAAGACACCCTGTCAGGATAATGTTTGCATGAAATCCATTTCGGTGTCGCAGGTGATGGAGCAGTTGGCCGTGCAAATTACTGCGGCTGATCGCGTCCGCGCGTCATAA
- a CDS encoding lysylphosphatidylglycerol synthase transmembrane domain-containing protein — protein sequence MSASWKTVLKKSWPTIRIVLSIALLWKATSGIDWKTLFESELQLEAQWLIAGALCITAAFICGGLRWGLFMRRAGFQGSLMGYIGLYFSGGLINQGLPSTLGGDSYRAIAGTHLTPSGQLSQQQELTKELSHADDLAKQNPKLRLGFAMTLLDRVVGLMGNNILGGIGLVLGGATLASWGTELGYWVLALMLGGGVVLAFALTYQPLMTMIRSLLTRFSLDHALPGIRFAFAWPTNIGQAIFAVGIHCFNILALGFCLKAYGADVPTEALMIGLPALSLLLMLPISISGWGLREATLASVLALWGVSPSLTVLGSISYGAITLLCVLPGAYQLLKRK from the coding sequence ATGAGCGCCTCATGGAAAACCGTACTAAAGAAGAGTTGGCCCACGATTCGGATTGTTCTATCGATTGCATTGTTGTGGAAAGCGACGAGTGGGATTGATTGGAAAACCCTTTTTGAATCCGAGTTGCAACTAGAAGCCCAATGGTTGATTGCTGGTGCGCTGTGCATCACTGCCGCCTTTATATGCGGTGGCCTGCGTTGGGGATTGTTCATGCGACGAGCAGGGTTCCAGGGGAGTCTAATGGGATACATTGGACTGTATTTCTCGGGGGGATTAATTAATCAGGGCTTACCAAGCACTTTAGGTGGTGATAGTTACCGAGCCATTGCCGGTACGCACTTAACTCCTAGCGGCCAGCTCAGTCAACAACAAGAGCTTACAAAAGAGCTTTCTCATGCTGATGACCTTGCTAAGCAGAACCCAAAATTACGGCTAGGCTTTGCAATGACCCTCTTGGATCGCGTGGTCGGCCTCATGGGTAATAACATTTTGGGTGGGATTGGTTTGGTATTGGGTGGGGCTACCCTGGCCTCCTGGGGAACTGAATTAGGCTATTGGGTCTTGGCACTGATGCTGGGGGGCGGCGTTGTATTAGCCTTTGCGCTGACCTATCAACCATTAATGACCATGATTCGTTCGCTACTAACACGCTTTTCTTTGGATCATGCCTTACCTGGAATTCGGTTTGCCTTTGCTTGGCCAACCAATATTGGGCAGGCTATTTTTGCCGTAGGCATTCATTGTTTTAATATTCTGGCGCTTGGGTTCTGTTTAAAAGCCTATGGAGCGGATGTTCCCACTGAAGCTCTTATGATCGGTTTACCAGCCTTGAGTTTGCTATTAATGCTACCCATTAGTATTTCTGGTTGGGGTCTGCGTGAGGCCACCTTGGCATCAGTGTTGGCCCTCTGGGGCGTGAGCCCATCATTGACTGTTTTAGGGTCAATTAGTTATGGCGCCATTACCCTGTTATGCGTTCTTCCGGGCGCCTATCAACTCCTCAAACGGAAGTAG
- a CDS encoding ArnT family glycosyltransferase, which produces MSTLITKQTPYAWAFILVAIGTIIHLALGFTTELSVDEAHYALYADRLAWSYFDHPPLVGWIQWPLVAINAPDGILRLIPIVLWIISCVMVYQIAEQVWNLYHPQSETQSFSRAGLFAVTVVVFAPLPHVLAVGLVPDSLLTPLALGIVWMALRWIVQDGQYRFSQWILLGALFGLAGLSKYTAVLYALAFCIACLSVPRWSALREPGFYIAILFALLLISPVLLWNATHDWISFRYQMDHGAGGEWKWRRVAAFIGIQIGVFGFLPLLGSWSVLRWSLAQSSKKLVVLFIFFALPFTVFAALSGGGGLPHWTTPAWFCLAPLAGVGLALWWEQGKHWLISLFLAIQGTLVAVGLTLVMTAGYPIANQMKSNPLADLYGWRSASTLANLLVKELKASGIAVQNWTLASRVAWYARPTSVFVLDDRFDQFDLWFGSLPEGSNVILLNWSQMSFKPPVGEGQFRTCRPLDRLSIGHMGEALSQFELSYCQGWGGKANPQREALSLRP; this is translated from the coding sequence ATGTCGACGCTAATTACCAAGCAAACACCCTATGCTTGGGCATTTATTCTGGTTGCGATCGGCACAATTATTCATTTGGCATTGGGCTTTACGACCGAGCTATCGGTTGATGAGGCGCATTACGCCCTCTATGCGGATCGTCTTGCCTGGAGTTATTTTGATCATCCACCACTGGTAGGGTGGATACAGTGGCCACTGGTAGCGATCAATGCACCTGATGGTATTTTGCGTCTCATCCCGATTGTGCTGTGGATCATTTCCTGCGTAATGGTCTATCAAATTGCCGAGCAAGTATGGAATCTTTATCACCCACAATCAGAGACACAATCGTTCTCACGTGCGGGATTGTTTGCAGTTACTGTGGTTGTTTTTGCTCCCCTACCGCATGTCCTTGCGGTGGGATTGGTTCCGGACTCCCTATTAACGCCCCTTGCCCTCGGTATTGTGTGGATGGCCCTGCGGTGGATTGTGCAAGATGGGCAATATCGTTTTAGCCAATGGATTTTATTAGGGGCGTTGTTTGGATTGGCTGGACTAAGTAAATACACAGCTGTTTTATATGCACTGGCCTTTTGCATCGCATGCTTGAGCGTCCCACGGTGGAGCGCCTTAAGGGAGCCAGGGTTTTATATTGCTATTCTGTTTGCACTGCTCCTCATTAGTCCCGTACTTCTGTGGAATGCCACCCATGACTGGATCTCATTTCGATATCAAATGGATCATGGTGCCGGTGGTGAATGGAAATGGCGCCGAGTGGCTGCCTTTATTGGAATTCAGATTGGTGTCTTTGGATTTCTGCCCTTGCTGGGCTCATGGAGTGTACTGCGCTGGTCATTAGCCCAATCTTCCAAGAAGTTGGTGGTGTTATTTATTTTCTTTGCCCTCCCCTTTACAGTGTTTGCTGCATTATCCGGAGGTGGCGGCTTGCCTCATTGGACTACACCGGCATGGTTTTGCTTAGCCCCCTTGGCGGGTGTTGGTCTCGCACTATGGTGGGAGCAAGGTAAGCATTGGTTAATCAGTTTATTTTTGGCCATACAAGGGACGCTGGTTGCAGTCGGACTAACACTCGTAATGACTGCTGGCTATCCGATTGCTAATCAGATGAAATCAAATCCGCTAGCTGATTTATACGGCTGGCGCTCCGCATCGACGCTTGCTAATCTCTTAGTGAAAGAACTCAAGGCAAGTGGTATTGCAGTCCAGAACTGGACCTTGGCAAGCCGAGTCGCATGGTATGCCAGACCAACCTCTGTTTTTGTATTGGATGATCGATTTGATCAATTTGATCTATGGTTTGGGTCACTGCCCGAGGGATCGAATGTTATTTTGCTCAATTGGTCGCAAATGTCCTTTAAGCCTCCGGTGGGGGAAGGTCAATTTCGGACCTGCCGCCCCTTGGATCGACTCAGTATTGGGCATATGGGTGAAGCACTAAGCCAATTTGAACTGAGTTACTGTCAGGGTTGGGGTGGAAAGGCAAACCCACAACGAGAGGCATTATCCTTACGCCCATGA
- a CDS encoding NAD(P)-dependent oxidoreductase has translation MNSPVTSLPTIGFIGTGIMGKSMASHLLKAGYPLHLFNRSPEKAAALLEQGAIWHSSPKELAAQCDVVITIIGYPKDVEEVYLGTNGILAGAKPNCIAIDMTTSSPALAVRIAKLADERQVFVLDAPVSGGDIGARDARLSIMVGGVPSAYECALPILQCMGNNIALLGPAGSGQHAKLCNQIVIASTIMGVCEGIRYAQAAGLDASAVLKVIGSGAAGGTQLNVQGPRMIKGDFAPGFMAEHFMKDIGLAIESAEQMGLRLPGLEQAKRLYQLMLDDGMARDGYHALYQLYIANKV, from the coding sequence ATGAACTCTCCAGTGACATCCTTACCTACCATCGGCTTTATTGGCACCGGCATTATGGGCAAGAGCATGGCTTCGCACCTATTAAAGGCGGGCTATCCATTGCACCTTTTTAACCGCTCTCCCGAGAAAGCAGCGGCATTACTTGAGCAAGGTGCTATTTGGCATTCTTCCCCAAAAGAGTTGGCTGCTCAATGTGATGTGGTCATCACTATTATTGGCTATCCCAAAGATGTTGAGGAGGTTTATCTAGGCACAAATGGTATTTTGGCTGGCGCAAAGCCAAACTGCATTGCCATCGATATGACCACCTCAAGTCCGGCATTGGCTGTGCGTATTGCAAAACTCGCTGATGAGCGTCAAGTCTTTGTTCTAGATGCACCGGTATCCGGTGGTGATATTGGTGCACGCGATGCGCGTCTTTCAATCATGGTCGGTGGTGTTCCAAGCGCTTATGAATGCGCTTTACCTATCTTGCAATGCATGGGCAATAACATCGCGCTCCTGGGTCCTGCTGGATCTGGTCAGCATGCCAAACTCTGTAATCAGATTGTGATTGCCTCCACCATCATGGGGGTCTGTGAGGGCATTCGCTATGCCCAAGCGGCGGGGCTTGATGCCTCGGCGGTCCTCAAAGTCATTGGAAGTGGTGCGGCAGGCGGTACCCAACTGAATGTGCAAGGACCGCGCATGATTAAAGGCGACTTTGCCCCGGGATTCATGGCTGAGCACTTTATGAAGGATATTGGTTTAGCCATTGAGTCTGCAGAGCAGATGGGGCTTCGTTTGCCAGGCTTGGAGCAAGCGAAGCGTCTCTACCAACTGATGCTCGATGACGGCATGGCACGGGATGGCTATCACGCTCTTTACCAACTTTACATAGCTAATAAAGTCTGA
- a CDS encoding MFS transporter, whose protein sequence is MNKNLWFLTLAQGLYLTNNVTFIAINGLVGFALAPEPWLATLPVMAYVVGSAMATTLVAKVQQRLGRKRSFQIALLVALFSSLLCAFATLEKQFWLLNFGTVIAGFYNANAQLYRFAAAELADKTAKEKAISWVLAGGILGAVLGPNMASWTRDWFMQPFAGAYITLAGVAVIAFAVISQIHFPEKRVDPNQEPGRPLSEIMRQPLFIVCTLTAALAYGVMNLLMAATPLAMEACQFSFDKTAWVLEWHVIGMFAPGFFTGALIKRIGVMWVLRMGVVLNIACVMIALSGITFFHFLTALFLLGVGWNFLFTSSTTLALEAYRPSERDKAQGAINFFVFLATALSALSSGVLITTQGWTLLNLGSIVPLTIIALALIWLGVQRKPVRPQPL, encoded by the coding sequence ATGAATAAAAATCTCTGGTTTCTGACCCTGGCACAAGGGCTTTATCTCACCAATAACGTTACCTTTATCGCCATTAATGGCTTAGTGGGTTTTGCTCTGGCACCAGAGCCTTGGTTGGCAACTCTACCGGTCATGGCCTATGTGGTGGGCAGTGCTATGGCAACCACCCTGGTGGCTAAAGTTCAACAGCGCTTGGGTCGAAAGCGCTCCTTTCAGATTGCCTTACTCGTGGCCCTATTCTCGTCGCTCTTGTGTGCTTTTGCGACCTTAGAGAAACAATTTTGGCTACTAAATTTTGGCACGGTGATTGCTGGGTTTTATAACGCTAATGCCCAACTCTATCGGTTTGCGGCCGCTGAGCTCGCGGATAAAACAGCCAAAGAGAAAGCGATCTCATGGGTGTTGGCTGGAGGCATTTTAGGTGCTGTTTTAGGGCCCAATATGGCAAGCTGGACACGCGATTGGTTCATGCAACCCTTTGCGGGTGCCTATATCACCTTAGCTGGTGTTGCGGTGATCGCATTTGCAGTGATTAGTCAGATTCACTTTCCTGAAAAACGCGTGGATCCAAACCAAGAGCCAGGTCGCCCTCTCTCCGAAATCATGCGCCAGCCCTTATTTATTGTTTGCACTCTTACTGCCGCACTCGCCTACGGTGTAATGAACCTACTCATGGCGGCAACACCCTTAGCGATGGAAGCCTGTCAATTTAGTTTTGATAAAACCGCATGGGTTCTTGAGTGGCATGTGATTGGCATGTTTGCTCCTGGATTTTTTACTGGCGCCCTCATTAAGCGTATCGGCGTGATGTGGGTCTTGCGAATGGGAGTGGTACTCAACATCGCCTGCGTCATGATTGCTCTATCAGGCATTACTTTTTTCCATTTTTTGACTGCACTATTTTTACTGGGGGTGGGTTGGAACTTTCTATTTACGAGTAGTACCACCCTAGCCTTAGAGGCTTATCGCCCATCGGAGCGTGATAAGGCTCAAGGTGCCATTAATTTCTTTGTGTTTCTAGCCACCGCTTTGTCTGCATTGAGCTCCGGCGTTCTAATCACGACGCAAGGCTGGACCCTCCTTAATTTAGGATCAATTGTTCCGCTCACAATCATTGCCCTTGCCCTGATCTGGCTTGGGGTCCAGCGCAAACCTGTTCGGCCCCAGCCCCTTTAA
- a CDS encoding DUF3047 domain-containing protein has protein sequence MMRRHIGLIPLYLFLGYLLQGCAGFSADSSQSSADKLDPLVARDDIKKFSAQPANEPLRGWSFYRLAPYKKNTAYRLENYQGRTVLSANAKKSASGLAVKLKPRPSQHLWLEWEWKATGTLDQANNLDRYADDAPLRILVAFDGDRSKLTLKDKMVGELAQIMSGQEMPYATLMYIWSPNGQLNQIKPNSHTNRIKMIAVDAGKENLGQWRKHSRDLTADYEAAYGYAPGNLIGIALLTDTDNTNAETKAYYGDIELKYKNYKPN, from the coding sequence ATGATGCGCAGGCATATTGGTCTAATCCCTCTGTACCTCTTCCTAGGCTATCTGTTACAAGGTTGCGCCGGGTTTAGTGCTGACTCTAGTCAGTCCAGCGCAGATAAGCTCGACCCCTTGGTGGCGCGTGACGATATTAAGAAGTTTTCAGCACAACCTGCGAATGAACCCCTACGTGGCTGGAGTTTTTATCGCTTGGCACCCTATAAGAAGAATACCGCTTATCGCCTTGAGAACTATCAGGGTCGAACGGTGCTCAGTGCGAATGCAAAAAAATCAGCATCCGGGTTAGCGGTGAAACTCAAACCCCGGCCATCGCAACATCTTTGGCTGGAGTGGGAATGGAAAGCCACTGGTACTTTAGATCAGGCTAATAATTTAGATCGGTATGCGGATGATGCACCACTCCGAATCTTGGTTGCATTTGATGGTGATCGATCAAAGTTAACTTTAAAAGACAAAATGGTCGGTGAGCTTGCTCAGATCATGAGTGGACAAGAAATGCCATACGCCACATTAATGTATATCTGGTCGCCCAATGGTCAGCTCAATCAAATCAAGCCTAATTCACATACGAATCGGATCAAGATGATTGCAGTCGATGCCGGTAAAGAAAATCTTGGTCAATGGCGCAAGCACAGTAGAGACCTAACCGCTGACTATGAAGCGGCTTATGGTTACGCGCCAGGGAATTTGATTGGTATTGCGCTGTTGACCGATACGGACAATACCAACGCAGAGACCAAAGCGTATTACGGCGATATTGAGCTGAAATATAAGAACTACAAGCCCAATTAA
- the apbC gene encoding iron-sulfur cluster carrier protein ApbC → MAVSTEQVQQALKGVKDPNTQIDFVSSKSVRNLKVNDGDVSLDIVLGYPAKSQIDLIRQLVVSAIRELPGIKNVSVAITTDIVAHAVQRGVKLLPGVKNIIAVASGKGGVGKSTTAVNLALALAAEGAQVGILDADIYGPSQPMMLGITGRPESLAENTIEPMEGHGLQASSIGFLIEPDNPMVWRGPMVTSALEQLLRQTRWRDLDYLIVDMPPGTGDIQLTLSQKVPVTGSVIVTTPQDIALLDARKGLKMFEKVGIPIIGIIENMSTYVCPKCNHEEHIFGEGGGKKMCQDYGVDFLGALPLNLSIREQADSGRPTVVADPDSAISAIYKGIARQVAIRIANLSKDMTSKFPSIVVQKT, encoded by the coding sequence TTGGCGGTTAGTACGGAACAGGTTCAGCAAGCCCTCAAAGGGGTAAAAGATCCAAATACCCAAATTGATTTTGTGAGCTCAAAATCAGTTCGTAATCTCAAAGTCAATGATGGAGATGTCTCCCTTGATATTGTTTTGGGTTATCCAGCCAAAAGCCAAATTGATCTGATTCGTCAATTGGTGGTCAGTGCGATTCGTGAGCTTCCAGGTATAAAAAATGTCAGCGTGGCGATTACCACCGATATCGTTGCGCACGCAGTGCAACGCGGCGTGAAGTTGCTGCCTGGGGTAAAAAATATTATTGCGGTCGCCAGCGGTAAGGGTGGCGTTGGAAAATCTACCACCGCAGTGAATCTCGCCTTGGCATTGGCTGCTGAGGGTGCCCAAGTTGGAATCTTGGATGCTGATATCTATGGCCCAAGTCAACCGATGATGCTGGGCATCACTGGGCGTCCCGAGTCGCTTGCTGAGAACACGATTGAACCAATGGAAGGGCATGGCTTGCAAGCAAGTTCAATTGGATTTCTGATTGAGCCCGATAACCCCATGGTTTGGCGAGGCCCTATGGTGACCTCGGCCTTAGAGCAACTGTTACGCCAAACACGTTGGCGCGATCTTGATTACCTGATTGTGGATATGCCACCAGGCACTGGTGATATTCAGTTAACACTCTCACAAAAAGTTCCGGTCACTGGATCCGTGATTGTCACCACACCTCAAGATATTGCATTACTTGACGCTCGCAAGGGCCTCAAAATGTTTGAGAAAGTGGGGATACCCATCATCGGCATTATTGAGAACATGAGCACGTATGTGTGTCCCAAGTGCAATCATGAGGAACATATATTTGGTGAGGGCGGTGGCAAGAAAATGTGCCAGGACTATGGCGTTGACTTCCTTGGGGCCCTCCCATTAAATCTCTCCATTCGTGAGCAGGCGGACTCGGGAAGACCAACCGTTGTGGCTGATCCCGATAGTGCAATCAGCGCGATTTATAAAGGAATTGCGCGTCAAGTCGCCATTCGAATTGCGAACCTGAGCAAAGACATGACCAGTAAGTTCCCCAGCATTGTGGTGCAAAAGACCTAA
- a CDS encoding DUF3305 domain-containing protein — protein sequence MRFAIVIRKQKIDNPWQNYRWRLLEVVPDIGQFGSALEQAGTEINPKVVGRFLERDDDGESWLFAGFDFQFFRDEAEGYYLNSTSPDPCWFVMWRLETDFESYLEPNSIPMVSNDDGAGLAIPHRLMLSYNEAARLIDGGEQVDTSPLQDEMKVFLAQYVGENYKPEPKKRAKPASFKGANRPAEP from the coding sequence ATGCGGTTTGCCATCGTCATTCGAAAGCAAAAGATTGATAATCCATGGCAAAACTATCGTTGGCGCTTGCTTGAAGTTGTTCCTGATATTGGGCAGTTTGGTAGCGCTTTGGAACAGGCTGGTACAGAGATCAACCCTAAGGTGGTGGGGCGATTTCTGGAGCGGGACGATGATGGTGAGTCTTGGTTATTTGCAGGATTTGACTTCCAGTTCTTTCGGGATGAAGCTGAAGGCTACTATTTAAATTCCACCTCACCCGATCCATGTTGGTTTGTGATGTGGCGTCTTGAGACTGATTTCGAGTCTTATTTAGAGCCAAATTCAATTCCGATGGTAAGTAATGATGATGGGGCGGGGCTTGCAATACCTCATCGATTAATGTTGAGCTACAACGAGGCAGCCCGATTGATTGATGGGGGGGAGCAGGTCGATACAAGCCCACTGCAAGACGAGATGAAAGTATTCTTAGCCCAATACGTTGGGGAAAATTACAAACCAGAACCAAAAAAACGTGCGAAGCCAGCCTCCTTTAAAGGGGCCAATCGACCGGCGGAGCCTTAA
- a CDS encoding DUF3306 domain-containing protein, with product MAENNFLSRWSRKKAGLAEEAAPVPSTAPIIKAPDALLKEVNDEVSNEEKKETSTPDQTQQPPAPTIEDVEKIDVKSPDFSAFMRPDVDPVVQQAALKKMFSDPHFNVMDGLDIYIDDYSKPDPIPLDMLKRMQQSELLGIFKSTEELYPESKQDALDQANAIQTPAEEPTQIEESSQAAPMVTKDSAQPMDIESESLKPKVVNEKPSGERQAKRDFDSSES from the coding sequence ATGGCTGAGAACAATTTTTTATCTCGCTGGTCTCGAAAAAAAGCTGGGCTTGCAGAAGAGGCCGCTCCAGTGCCATCGACTGCTCCCATTATTAAAGCACCCGATGCACTATTAAAAGAAGTAAATGATGAAGTAAGTAATGAAGAAAAAAAAGAAACTTCTACCCCAGATCAGACGCAGCAGCCCCCAGCTCCAACCATTGAGGATGTTGAAAAAATCGATGTGAAATCACCTGATTTCTCGGCCTTTATGCGTCCCGATGTCGATCCTGTCGTGCAGCAGGCCGCCCTTAAGAAAATGTTCAGTGATCCACATTTTAATGTGATGGATGGTTTGGATATTTACATTGACGATTACTCAAAACCCGATCCAATTCCACTGGATATGCTCAAACGCATGCAGCAATCAGAGCTCTTGGGTATCTTCAAATCGACCGAGGAGCTCTATCCCGAGAGTAAGCAAGATGCCCTGGATCAAGCGAATGCGATTCAGACACCGGCTGAAGAACCTACGCAAATTGAGGAATCATCACAAGCGGCTCCCATGGTCACCAAAGACAGTGCCCAACCAATGGATATAGAATCAGAGTCATTAAAACCAAAAGTGGTTAATGAGAAACCGAGTGGAGAGAGACAAGCGAAACGCGATTTCGATTCATCAGAGTCTTAG